The sequence GTCGCCCGTCTGGATGACCGACTGGGCGTGGCCCTTGGAGCGGCGGACGATGGCGTGGATGCGGGCCACGAGTTCGTCCTTGTGGAAGGGCTTGGTCATGTAGTCGTCGGCACCGAAGCCGAGACCGCGAACCTTGTCCTCGATGCCTGCCAGACCCGAAAGGATCAGGATCGGCGTCTGCACCTTGGCGACGCGCAGGGTGCGGAGCACCTCGTAGCCGCTCATATCGGGCAGGTTCAGGTCGAGAAGAATGATGTCGTAGTCGTAAAGCTTACCAAGATCGACGCCTTCTTCACCGAGGTCGGTGGTATAGACGTTGAAACTTTCGGACTTCAGCATCAGTTCGATGCTCTGCGCTGTCGCGCTGTCGTCCTCAATAAGGAGTACCCGCATTATATTCCCCTTGTCATTCGTTCCTGCTGGAACCATGGGACCTCGACTGCCCCACGCCAACCCTACTGGATATGACTGAACCCTAAGCCCAAATAGTTAACAAAGTTTAATTCGGTTCGGCAATACGCAAACGACGTTAGTACAAATTATGTCTAAGTCTTTGAAAGTTAAGGGTTAATCTTATCGAATTTTCTTAAGAAAATGGTTTAAGAAGAGGTTGCAACCGACTCTTTCGACTCAAGCAATTGTGGCTATGTCAGGGGGTTGGCGGGCGGTCGGTGCAAAGCAGCGGACAGACGGGCCCAAACCCTCAAATAGCGCCTTTTGCTTAACGATCGGTTACTGTGTGATTCGTCATTCGAGACGATTCGAGCGACCGGGAAACCATAGATTTCCGGACCCGATGAACGGATACTGAGCGC comes from Devosia oryziradicis and encodes:
- the ctrA gene encoding response regulator transcription factor CtrA, whose product is MRVLLIEDDSATAQSIELMLKSESFNVYTTDLGEEGVDLGKLYDYDIILLDLNLPDMSGYEVLRTLRVAKVQTPILILSGLAGIEDKVRGLGFGADDYMTKPFHKDELVARIHAIVRRSKGHAQSVIQTGDLTVNLDTKTVEVQTQRVHLTGKEYQMLELLSLRKGTTLTKEMFLNHLYGGMDEPELKIIDVFICKLRKKLSVATGGKNYIETVWGRGYVLREPDADEGYSENVA